From a single Silene latifolia isolate original U9 population chromosome 6, ASM4854445v1, whole genome shotgun sequence genomic region:
- the LOC141588299 gene encoding uncharacterized protein LOC141588299, with protein sequence MAKGNKDSGNELDDKLQSLQEQIQQQLEAQNAQLQQQNKEYQQQMAELRLEMLQFMKNMDKKSRTGDDDDAASVHPSKNGGFRSFDSGNSNNTKSSYGYAPKLQFPVFNGMHARSWVKKCKRYFDLCKIPEEQRIDLMSLHMTEKAEIWVNSYLGSVKQIEWEVFVTDLYARCLTEDYFVESFIGGLKPSIKPFVRAFQPLTIAKALEIARLQEEHLTMTKTFNKLPYPAKSVTAQTKQSPLLPTPSFSKNPSTPAQSVTSSIGSSNEKPLRLPSRKEMDERKVKGLCMYCGDPYTPGHHLIHKKPTLFWIDTEETEHETNCDTLEERNNVSMACISVNAITGSATFQTMRVTGFCNKRPLQILIDSGSTHNFVDGGTAKLLGCQMEGIHPKTVKVADGNQILVTKICKGFSWKLQNTHFTSDLMVLPLGSCDVILGVQWLSSLGPIIWDFKNLTMEFQLQGRKHVLRGLAAKRLKSVNSNNLNKLLTNEGQFALLNLCESTTDPCEENIECSFLLASTESFHLETMEPLLLKFKDLFEEPQDLPPIRGTFDHRIPVFPGAKPVNKRPYRYPVLQKNVIEGMVDEMLKKGVIQNSCSPYGSPVVLVGKKDGTWRLCVDYRELNNQTVKDKFPIPLLDDLLDELGGATVFTKLDLRAGHHQLRMHKEDIYKTAFKTHEGHFEFVVMPFGLTNAPASFQGLMNHILKPFLRKFVLGIIFLLKG encoded by the exons ATGGCGAAAGGTAATAAAGATTCTGGAAATGAGTTGGACGACAAATTACAGTCATTACAAGAGCAGATTCAGCAACAATTAGAGGCACAAAATGCTCAATTACAGCAGCAAAACAAGGAATATCAACAACAAATGGCGGAATTACGGTTAGAAATGCTGCAGTTCATGAAGAACATGGACAAAAAATCAAGAACTGGGGATGATGATGATGCTGCAAGTGTTCATCCTTCTAAAAATGGGGGTTTCAGGAGTTTTGATTCGGGTAATTCTAATAACACCAAATCTTCTTATGGGTATGCTCCTAAACTTCAATTTCCTGTTTTTAATGGTATGCATGCTCGTTCTTGGGTGAAAAAGTGCAAAAGATACTTTGATTTGTGTAAAATCCCTGAAGAGCAACGCATTGATTTAATGTCCTTACATATGACAGAAAAAGCAGAAATTTGGGTAAACAGTTATTTGGGATCAGTGAAACAAATTGAATGGGAAGTTTTTGTTACTGATTTGTATGCTAG ATGTTTAACTGAAGACTATTTTGTGGAAAGTTTTATTGGAGGCCTAAAACCAAGTATTAAGCCATTTGTGAGAGCCTTTCAGCCCCTCACTATTGCTAAAGCCCTTGAAATTGCTCGGTTACAGGAAGAGCATTTAACCATGACCAAAACCTTCAATAAATTACCTTATCCAGCTAAATCTGTTACTGCCCAAACTAAACAATCACCCTTGTTACCTACACCATCATTTTCTAAGAACCCCTCCACACCAGCACAATCTGTTACTTCCAGTATAGGGTCTAGTAATGAAAAGCCCTTGAGATTACCCTCTAGGAAGGAAATGGATGAGAGGAAGGTTAAGGGCCTATGCATGTATTGTGGAGATCCCTATACCCCAGGCCATCACCTAATACACAAAAAACCTACACTGTTTTGGATTGACACTGAGGAAACTGAGCATGAAACTAATTGTGACACCCTAGAAGAAAGAAATAATGTCTCAATGGCGTGTATATCTGTGAATGCAATTACTGGATCTGCTACTTTTCAGACGATGAGAGTGACTGGTTTCTGTAATAAAAGACCATTACAGATATTGATTGACAGTGGTAGCACccataattttgtggatgggggTACTGCCAAGTTGCTAGGATGTCAAATGGAGGGCATTCATCCTAAAACAGTAAAAGTTGCAGATGGTAACCAAATTCTAGTCACTAAGATTTGTAAAGGATTTTCTTGGAAATTACAGAATACACATTTTACCTCAGACCTGATGGTGTTACCTTTGGGTAGCTGTGATGTTATTTTAGGCGTTCAGTGGCTATCATCCCTAGGACCAATTATTTGGGACTTCAAAAATTTGACTATGGAATTTCAATTACAAGGAAGAAAGCATGTTTTGAGAGGACTAGCAGCAAAGAGATTAAAATCTGTGAATAGCAACAATTTAAATAAATTGCTAACAAATGAGGGTCAATTTGCTTTGTTAAATTTGTGTGAGTCCACAACTGATCCTTGTGAGGAAAATATTGAGTGCTCTTTCTTATTGGCCAGTACTGAGTCTTTTCACTTAGAAACCATGGAACCATTGTTGCTTAAGTTTAAAGATTTATTTGAAGAACCACAAGATTTACCTCCAATTAGAGGAACATTTGACCATAGAATTCCAGTTTTTCCTGGGGCCAAACCTGTTAATAAGAGGCCTTACAGATACCCTGTCTTACAGAAGAATGTCATTGAGGGTATGGTGGATGAAATGTTAAAGAAGGGTGTAATTCAAAATAGTTGCAGTCCCTATGGGTCTCCTGTGGTTCTAGTGGGAAAAAAGGATGGTACTTGGAGGTTGTGTGTTGACTATAGGGAGTTAAATAACCAAACTGTGAAGGACAAATTTCCAATTCCTCTTTTAGATGATCTGTTGGATGAACTTGGGGGAGCTACTGTGTTCACAAAATTGGACCTACGAGCTGGGCATCATCAGTTAAGAATGCACAAAGAAGATATCTATAAAACAGCCTTTAAAACCCATGAAGGGCACTTTGAATTTGTAGTAATGCCTTTTGGCCTTACTAATGCCCCTGCTTCATTCCAGGGTCTTATGAACCACATTCTAAAACCATTTCTTAGAAAGTTTGTGTTG GGCATTATATTTCTGCTGAAGGGGTAG
- the LOC141588300 gene encoding uncharacterized protein LOC141588300: MKTFNRCGTKKAALADKPKSTDMPTTSSRQQLDEGTKKSDKPKSPPVLPASTTSSLKEQVDEAGGSSTKSKTHSFPDLKVRSLNSTKYKGKDYMQKVRTVTMMRLHEEASLRIATEQLIIIPLEEDILGAERQALISWDLLAVWAGLDQIDVSHIFVWMK; the protein is encoded by the exons atgaaaactttcaaccgctGT ggaacaaaaaaggcggctttggcggataagcctaagtccacagacatgccaacgacctcgtcgagacaacaacttgatgag gggacaaaaaagagtgataagcctaagtccccaccaGTCTTACCTGCttctactacctcatcattgaaagagcaggttgacgag gctggtggtagtagcacaaaatcaaagactcattctttcccggacctgaaagttaggagtttaaactccacaaaatataaagggaaggattacatgcaaaaagtaagaacggtgacgatgatgagactgcatgaggaggctagccttcgcatagccaccgagcaattgataattattccgctcgaggaggatattctaggggctgagcgccaagcgcttatatcatgggatctgctagccgtatgggctggcctagaccagattgatgtatcacacatatttgtttggatgaagtaa